Below is a genomic region from Helicobacter ibis.
TCAAAATGACCAAAGAATCTCAAAAAATATATTAAAACAAGTTGGTGAAAATTATAGAAAAATAAGAAATACAATTAGATTCTTGCTTGCCAATACAAATGGATTAGATGAGCTTTACTATGAGTTTAGTGAGATTGATTTGTGGATACTAGAATCTGCTAAGAAATGCTTTGATAGCATACATGCTTTACTTGGAGAATATGAGTTTGCAAAGGCGATTCAAGAGCTAACTTATTTCTTAAATGCAGAGTTAAGTGGAATTTATCTTGATATTTGTAAGGATAATTTGTATTGCAATGCAATAGATTCAAAAGAAAGATTAGCCTCTCAAAGCGTTATGGCATTGATTGCTAGTAGATTATTTGCACTACTAGCTCCTATTTTGACTTATACCATAGATGAAGCATTGGGATATAACAAAAGCAAGGCATTGTTGCAACTATGTAATGGTGGAGATAGTGTATTTGATATTATTTACTCTCCGATGCCTTCTTTTGCTACTCCAAGTCATAACTTTGAATCTTTGCTTGAGTTTAGAAGTTTATTTTTAGAACAGATAGATATTTTAAAGAAAGATTCAAAAATAAAATCTACTTTAGAAGTTGATTTATTAGCGTTAAATAATACATTTAAAGAGTTACATTTATGGCTTATGGTAAGCAATGTTACTAATTCTAGCAATGAAGAGATTCTTGGAACTTTTAGTAGTGGTGGCATGGATTATAAGATAGTAAAGGCAAGTGGCAAGAAATGCCCAAGATGTTGGCAGTATCTATCAAAAGAAGAAGATAAACCATGCCCTAGATGTGATGAGGTATTGAGTAAAAAATGCAAATAACAGATGGATTTTTTGATTTTACTAAGCCCGTTGGGCTTGATGAGGTATTATTTAGTGCGGTTATTATTTGTGGATTGTTTTATTTGTGCTATGTATTTATAAGAAATAAGAATCTAAACAAGTAGAGCTTGTTTAGATTTTGAAATAAGATCTAATTTCTTCTGCTTTGTCTGTCTTTTCCCAAGTAAATTCAGGTAATTCTCTTCCGAAATGTCCGTAACTTGCAGTCTTTTGGTATATTGGTCTTAGTAGATCTAGAGATTCTATTATTCCTTTTGGTGTTAGTCTAAATATCTTTCTTACACATTCTTCAATCTTAGAATCTTCTACCTTTCCAGTACCATGAGTATTTACTAGGATTGATACAGGTTCTACAACACCTATTGCGTATGCGATTTGTATTGTTGCTCTATCACAGATTCCACTCGCTACTAGATTCTTCGCTACATATCTCATAGCATAAGCACCGCTTCTATCTACTTTACTAGGGTCTTTGCCACTAAATGCACCACCACCATGTGGGCAACTACCACCATATGTATCTACAATTATCTTTCTACCAGTTAGTCCAGCATCTCCTTGAGGACCGCCTATTACAAATTTTCCTGTTGGATTTACAAAATATCTTATATTATCATTTGCAAATTGCTCTGGCAAAGCTTTTTTGATTACTTCTTCAATTACTGCTTGGTGTAGTGTTTCTTGCATTGTTTCTGGGCTATGTTGTGTTGATACTACTATTGTGTCAATGCCAACTGGAATCCCATTTTCGTATTTTACTGTTACTTGTGATTTCCCATCTGGTCTTAGGAATGGTAGAGTGCCATCTTTTCGCACTTGTGCTAGTTTTTCTGTGATTCTGTGAGATAGATATATTGGAAGAGGCATTAATACATCTGTTTCTTTACAAGCATATCCAAACATAAGTCCTTGATCACCCGCACCGATTTCGCCATCTTCTCTATCTACACCTTGATTTATATCTGGGCTTTGCTCTCCTATACCATTTAAAACACCAGCACTATGATAGTCAAAGCCATATTTTGCGTCTATATAGCCTATATCTCTAATTACATTTCTAGCAATGTCTTGCATTGGTGCATATGCTGTTGTTTTTAGCTCACCTGCTATTACGCAAAATCCATTTGATAGCAATGTCTCACAAGCAACTCTAGCTTTTGGGTCTCTTTGTATAATGTAGTCTAGTATTGCATCGCTTATTTGGTCTGCCATTTTATCTGGATGTCCTTCAGTTACAGATTCTGAAGTAAAAAGAAATTGATTTTTCATAAATTCACCTTGTATTTTTAATTTTTGTGATTATAGCATTATCAAACTTAATTGTGTGATGCTTTGTTTTATTTTTATCCTATGGAATGTGAAAAATAACTTTTTATGTTTTATATACTTTATATTTATAATTTTTGGATATAATCTAACTTAATGTTGATAGTTTTTATCAACAACTAAATTATTTTAAAAGGATTTTTAATGTTAGTAACTAAAAAAGCCCCAGATTTTAAAGCACCAGCTGTTTTAGCTGATAATAGAATTGTTGAAGATTTTGAGCTTTCTAGAAATTTAGGAAGAAATGGTGCAGTAGTATTCTTTTGGCCAAAAGACTTTACATTTGTTTGTCCATCAGAGATAATTGCTATGGATCATAGAGTGAAAGATTTCGCTGATAAGGGATTTAATGTTATTGGTGTATCTATTGATTCTGATGTAGTTCATTTTGCTTGGAAAAACACTCCTGTGAATCAAGGCGGTATTGGCAATGTTCAATTCCCTATGGTATCTGATATTACAAAGCAAATTTCAAGAGATTATGAAGTTCTAATCAATGAAGCTGTTGCTCTTAGAGGTTCTTTCTTAATTGATAAAAATCAAATTGTAAGACATGCAGTAATTAATGACCTTCCATTAGGTAGAAATATGGATGAAATGCTAAGAATGTGTGATGCATTAACATTTTTTGAAGAGCATGGTGAAGTATGTCCTGCTGGTTGGAACAAAGGTGATAAAGGTATGAGGGCTGATGCAAAAGGTGTTGCTGAGTATCTATCACAAAATGCTGATAAACTTTAATTAATTGATTGCTAAAGCATGGTTGGTATAACCAACCATGCTTACATAATTCTCTCTAATTGTTTTAATGTGATATTTATTTAAACTTCTTCATCTTCTTTTTGCAAGTTTGCTTTTGCAGTATTTGGTAACTTTTCCATGAAGTTTTCTATATCAAATGTTATATTTTGTGTTTTTGCTTCTTTTATTAGCGCTATTGCTTTTTTGCAATTAAAGGAACTAAGTGGATTGTATGGCTCAAATAGACAATTGATAATAGATAAAGCATATGCACTTTTTTTAGTTTCTGAAGAGGCGGAGTGTGGATTATTTATATATGTCACGCTTTGTATTAGAATTTCATCAAACTTCCAATAATCAAATAAGAATCCTAAAAATGATAAGCTGTCAATCCCGCAATATTTATCCTCTAACTCATGGATATTTTGGAAATTATTTTTCATATTTTCTGCTAAAAACTCTTTATCTTTATTTGACTTTATTAGTATTGAAGATAGTAAAATCATTCCGAGTCTTAATAGCATTGCACATGGTATTAATGTGTCTGATAATGCTTTATCTTCTTTGTTTAGCCAATTTGAAATAAATTCTGTTTCTTCTGCTGAATATCTTAAGAATGTATCTGTATCCAATCCATAAGGCGATACATCAACTACAAATTTTTTCTTCACAGCATCTGCTAAGATAGTATTTTTTACATTGCTTACACCAAGTAGTGATACAGCTTGTGGTATTGTTGATATTTGTCTTGAAATCCCATAATATGGCGAATTAGCTAGTTTTAATAATTCTGCTATTAATAATGGATCTTTTGAGATAATGGTTGCAACTTTTGATAATTCTAAATTATCTCCAGCAGTATTTATATAATCCCTAAGTTCAGATACTGTTGCAGGAAGCGGAGGCAAATTGTTTATGGTTTCTAATAATAACGAGTTCATGCGTATCTCCAAAAATACATAATTGATGTTTATAGTTTTACATCCTTCAATCATATAACTTGACAATTGTAGCATGTTTTGCAACATAAGTCATTATTTCGCAAAAAGTGTTAAAATGTGTAAAAACTTTAGGAAGTTAATATGAGATTTGGTAAGATAGATTATTTGAATCTTTTGCCTTTTGAAGTCTTTATGCGTAAATATCCTGCTCCTTCTTATTGCAAGTTATTTTATAATAAGAAAAAATCGTATCCTGCAAAACTTAATATAGAATTTTTATTTAATAGAATCGATGCTGGTTTTATATCTTCAATCACAGCCATGAGGGCACAGAATGAAAGATTCCGTGTATTTGATGTAGGTATATGTGCTAAAAAAGAAGTAAAAAGCGTAATTTGCATAAAAGATGATCTAGGAAATGATTATCAATCTGCTACTTCAAATGCTCTTCTTAAAGTGTTAGGGCTTCAAGGTAGGGTATTAATAGGAGATAGGGCTTTAAGATATGTATTAGATTCATCAACAAATAAACAAGACTACATAGATATGTGTCTTTTTTGGGTGGAGAAGGAGAGGATACCTTTTGTTTTTGGTAGATTATGTGCTAGAAAGCATAAGGAGTTTTTTTGTAAAGTTGCTTTGCTTTTTGCAAAGTCTCATGTAAAAATACCTCATTATATAATTGATGAATATTCCAAAAAGAGTGGCGTATCAAAAGAAGATATATTGGAATATTTGAATCTGCTTACATATAAAATAGATAAAAAAACTAAAATAGGCTTATATAGATTCTATAGAAAAGCTAGGATTTTAGGAGTGAAATCACCAAAAAGATTTTAATAACATTTTGATTTAATATTTAATGTAGTTTTGTTTTTGTATAATTGACGCTTTAAATTTTTAATTTCTTAGGAGCGAGAATGGAACAGACATTGTCCATAATAAAGCCAGATGCCGTTAAAAAAAATGTTATTGGTAAGATAGTAGATAGATTCGAGAGCAATGGTTTAAGAGTGGTAGCTATGAAGAGATTACATCTTGGAAGATGTGATGCAAAAGAATTTTACGCTGTTCATAAAGAAAGACCATTTTTTAATGATTTAGTGGATTTTATGGTTAGCGGTCCAGTTGTTGTTATGGTGCTTGAAGGACTAAATGCAGTAGCAAAAAATAGAGAATTAATGGGTGCTACAAATCCAAAAGAAGCAGCTGTAGGCACGATTAGAGCGGATTTTGCAGATAGCATTGATGCTAATGCTGTTCATGGTAGCGATAGTTTAGATAATGCAAAAAAGGAAATAGAATTTTTCTTTGCAAAAAGAGAAATTTGTTAATAATATAGATGAATAAAATACCATTTTTAAAAGCATTTCAGATATGCAGGAATGGTGATAAGATTCCATT
It encodes:
- the metK gene encoding methionine adenosyltransferase, which encodes MKNQFLFTSESVTEGHPDKMADQISDAILDYIIQRDPKARVACETLLSNGFCVIAGELKTTAYAPMQDIARNVIRDIGYIDAKYGFDYHSAGVLNGIGEQSPDINQGVDREDGEIGAGDQGLMFGYACKETDVLMPLPIYLSHRITEKLAQVRKDGTLPFLRPDGKSQVTVKYENGIPVGIDTIVVSTQHSPETMQETLHQAVIEEVIKKALPEQFANDNIRYFVNPTGKFVIGGPQGDAGLTGRKIIVDTYGGSCPHGGGAFSGKDPSKVDRSGAYAMRYVAKNLVASGICDRATIQIAYAIGVVEPVSILVNTHGTGKVEDSKIEECVRKIFRLTPKGIIESLDLLRPIYQKTASYGHFGRELPEFTWEKTDKAEEIRSYFKI
- a CDS encoding peroxiredoxin, translating into MLVTKKAPDFKAPAVLADNRIVEDFELSRNLGRNGAVVFFWPKDFTFVCPSEIIAMDHRVKDFADKGFNVIGVSIDSDVVHFAWKNTPVNQGGIGNVQFPMVSDITKQISRDYEVLINEAVALRGSFLIDKNQIVRHAVINDLPLGRNMDEMLRMCDALTFFEEHGEVCPAGWNKGDKGMRADAKGVAEYLSQNADKL
- a CDS encoding HDOD domain-containing protein, translated to MNSLLLETINNLPPLPATVSELRDYINTAGDNLELSKVATIISKDPLLIAELLKLANSPYYGISRQISTIPQAVSLLGVSNVKNTILADAVKKKFVVDVSPYGLDTDTFLRYSAEETEFISNWLNKEDKALSDTLIPCAMLLRLGMILLSSILIKSNKDKEFLAENMKNNFQNIHELEDKYCGIDSLSFLGFLFDYWKFDEILIQSVTYINNPHSASSETKKSAYALSIINCLFEPYNPLSSFNCKKAIALIKEAKTQNITFDIENFMEKLPNTAKANLQKEDEEV
- a CDS encoding MqnA/MqnD/SBP family protein, coding for MRFGKIDYLNLLPFEVFMRKYPAPSYCKLFYNKKKSYPAKLNIEFLFNRIDAGFISSITAMRAQNERFRVFDVGICAKKEVKSVICIKDDLGNDYQSATSNALLKVLGLQGRVLIGDRALRYVLDSSTNKQDYIDMCLFWVEKERIPFVFGRLCARKHKEFFCKVALLFAKSHVKIPHYIIDEYSKKSGVSKEDILEYLNLLTYKIDKKTKIGLYRFYRKARILGVKSPKRF
- the ndk gene encoding nucleoside-diphosphate kinase, with amino-acid sequence MEQTLSIIKPDAVKKNVIGKIVDRFESNGLRVVAMKRLHLGRCDAKEFYAVHKERPFFNDLVDFMVSGPVVVMVLEGLNAVAKNRELMGATNPKEAAVGTIRADFADSIDANAVHGSDSLDNAKKEIEFFFAKREIC